A window of the Verrucomicrobiota bacterium genome harbors these coding sequences:
- a CDS encoding type II secretion system protein → MSPTPSVPHRPACRGAGFTLIELLVVIAIIAILAGMLLPALSRSKQKAVRIKCSSNHHQLALGYQMYADDNSDRYPVYNDWGTLGGKRGVIELHGGFTYETNRPMNRYVTAVETYRCPGDKGDSHWKSLFPKGIRSCYDAWGNSYLTVWSVETLRVKHVTGDGRAARGTPEGTPMKTSEIALSPSNKIIHGDWPFWHDRDKNDPWSQWHNYKGQYRFNVLWGDGHTDYFQFPKEAYGWGYGAAPKPDPAYKWW, encoded by the coding sequence ATGAGCCCAACTCCTTCCGTTCCGCATCGTCCCGCGTGCCGAGGTGCGGGATTTACGTTGATCGAACTGCTGGTGGTCATCGCCATCATCGCCATCCTGGCGGGCATGTTGTTGCCCGCCCTTTCGCGTTCGAAGCAAAAGGCTGTCCGCATCAAGTGCTCCAGCAATCATCATCAACTGGCGTTGGGTTACCAGATGTATGCCGACGACAATTCCGATCGGTATCCGGTCTATAACGATTGGGGAACTCTGGGCGGAAAACGCGGGGTCATCGAATTGCACGGCGGGTTCACGTATGAAACGAATCGTCCCATGAACCGGTACGTCACGGCGGTGGAAACGTATCGATGTCCCGGTGACAAGGGCGATTCTCACTGGAAGAGTCTTTTTCCCAAAGGCATTCGCAGTTGCTACGACGCCTGGGGCAACAGTTATTTGACCGTCTGGTCTGTGGAAACGCTCCGGGTGAAGCATGTGACCGGGGACGGCAGAGCGGCCCGCGGAACGCCTGAAGGCACGCCGATGAAAACCAGCGAGATCGCTTTGAGTCCTTCGAACAAGATCATCCATGGGGACTGGCCATTCTGGCACGACCGCGACAAGAACGATCCCTGGAGCCAATGGCATAATTACAAGGGACAGTACCGGTTCAACGTGCTGTGGGGCGACGGCCACACCGACTATTTTCAGTTTCCGAAGGAGGCCTATGGCTGGGGGTATGGCGCGGCGCCGAAGCCCGACCCCGCCTACAAATGGTGGTGA
- a CDS encoding glutamate synthase subunit beta: MGKPTGFLEFERALPADRGSVQRIGDWNEFHEHLPEKGLRDQAARCMDCGVPFCHTGQLISGMASGCPINNLIPEWNDLIYRGLWQEAIERLHKTNNFPEFTGRVCPAPCEGSCVLGINDPPVTIKEIERTIIDHAFEQGWVTPEPPARRTGKKIAVVGSGPAGLSAAAQLNKAGHSVTVFERADRPGGLLMYGIPNMKLDKEGVVLRRLKVLEQEGVQFVCNTEIGKDISARQLMDEFDAIVLCTGATKPRDLGIPGRQLQGVHFAMEFLHANTKSLLDNQWGPSFISGKDKDVVVIGGGDTGTDCVATSMRHGCKSLLQVEILPKPPLTRAADNPWPEWPKTYKLDYGQEEAKAKFGADPRVYLTTATHFEGDDQGRVARVHLVDVQWERNDKGMFIPKNVPGTERVHSTQLVLLAMGFLGPEQPLLEALGVERDPRSNIKADHGRFQTSIPKVFAAGDCRRGQSLVVWAFNEGRGAARECDRFLMGQTDLP; encoded by the coding sequence ATGGGTAAACCCACTGGATTTCTTGAATTCGAACGCGCTCTCCCGGCCGACCGGGGATCCGTTCAACGCATCGGCGACTGGAACGAGTTTCACGAGCACCTGCCCGAAAAGGGGCTGCGCGACCAGGCGGCGCGCTGCATGGACTGCGGCGTTCCCTTTTGCCACACCGGCCAGCTCATTTCCGGCATGGCCAGCGGCTGCCCGATCAATAATCTCATTCCCGAATGGAATGATTTGATCTACCGCGGCCTCTGGCAGGAAGCCATCGAGCGGCTCCACAAAACCAACAACTTCCCCGAGTTCACCGGCCGCGTCTGCCCCGCTCCGTGCGAGGGCTCCTGCGTCCTCGGCATCAACGACCCGCCCGTCACGATCAAGGAAATCGAGCGCACCATCATCGATCACGCCTTCGAGCAAGGCTGGGTCACGCCCGAACCTCCAGCCCGTCGCACCGGCAAAAAAATCGCCGTCGTCGGATCAGGACCGGCCGGACTCTCCGCCGCCGCTCAGTTGAACAAGGCAGGGCACTCCGTCACCGTCTTCGAACGGGCCGACCGCCCCGGCGGATTGCTCATGTACGGCATCCCCAACATGAAGCTCGATAAGGAAGGAGTCGTGCTGCGCCGTCTCAAAGTCCTGGAGCAGGAAGGCGTCCAATTCGTGTGCAATACCGAAATCGGCAAGGACATTTCCGCCCGGCAGCTCATGGATGAATTCGACGCCATCGTGCTCTGCACCGGCGCCACCAAGCCGCGCGATCTTGGGATTCCAGGACGCCAGCTGCAGGGCGTGCATTTCGCCATGGAATTTCTCCATGCGAACACGAAGTCTCTGCTCGACAACCAGTGGGGACCTTCATTCATCAGCGGTAAGGACAAGGATGTGGTGGTCATCGGCGGCGGCGACACCGGCACCGATTGCGTGGCTACTTCGATGAGGCATGGCTGCAAGAGCCTGCTCCAGGTCGAAATCCTTCCCAAACCTCCGCTCACCCGGGCGGCGGACAATCCCTGGCCCGAATGGCCCAAGACCTACAAGCTCGACTACGGCCAGGAGGAAGCCAAAGCCAAATTCGGGGCCGATCCCCGTGTGTATCTCACCACCGCTACGCATTTCGAGGGAGACGACCAGGGCCGCGTGGCCCGCGTGCATCTTGTGGACGTGCAATGGGAGAGGAACGACAAAGGCATGTTCATTCCCAAGAACGTCCCTGGAACCGAGCGCGTCCACTCGACGCAGCTGGTGCTGCTCGCCATGGGATTCCTGGGACCGGAGCAGCCGCTGTTGGAAGCGCTGGGCGTGGAACGCGATCCGCGCAGCAACATCAAAGCGGATCACGGACGATTTCAGACAAGCATCCCGAAAGTGTTCGCGGCGGGGGATTGCCGCAGGGGGCAGAGCCTGGTCGTGTGGGCCTTCAATGAAGGCCGCGGCGCCGCGCGCGAATGCGATCGGTTCCTCATGGGCCAGACCGACCTGCCGTGA